In Leptospira harrisiae, a genomic segment contains:
- a CDS encoding DUF1554 domain-containing protein, whose amino-acid sequence MFVTVATYNANLGGITGADNKCSSDTNKPPTGIYKALLVDDANRRACTSTNCNSGGVLEQIDWVLSPNVSYVQSANTSNVIFISDQNGVFNSTFSNMISAATGIWTGIKNNPNWDWQTETAHTCSSWTDSVSANCGTYGVTTWTDSRAIAITSAYASGNTLNNLLCVEQ is encoded by the coding sequence ATGTTCGTAACAGTAGCGACGTATAATGCTAATTTAGGCGGTATTACCGGTGCAGATAACAAATGTTCATCAGATACAAATAAACCTCCTACTGGGATTTATAAAGCATTACTTGTGGATGATGCCAATCGCAGAGCCTGCACAAGTACTAATTGTAACTCTGGCGGAGTTTTGGAACAAATTGATTGGGTTTTATCACCAAATGTAAGTTATGTTCAATCAGCAAATACATCCAATGTTATTTTCATATCTGATCAAAATGGGGTATTTAACAGTACCTTCTCCAACATGATTTCGGCAGCGACTGGAATTTGGACCGGAATCAAAAACAATCCAAACTGGGATTGGCAGACAGAAACTGCGCATACATGTTCTTCTTGGACTGACAGTGTCTCAGCAAACTGTGGAACCTATGGGGTTACAACTTGGACTGACAGCCGTGCGATTGCAATCACATCCGCTTATGCAAGCGGAAATACTCTAAACAATTTACTCTGCGTGGAGCAATAG